One window of Bacillus alveayuensis genomic DNA carries:
- a CDS encoding type II secretory pathway pseudopilin PulG (product_source=COG2165; cath_funfam=1.20.5.110; cog=COG2165; superfamily=54523; transmembrane_helix_parts=Outside_1_14,TMhelix_15_37,Inside_38_163) encodes MKKMKRYQNEHGMTLVEMLAAFSLFIIFIVLFYNILTSTVGNLNERMKREEARREANYVFSLLTNIHQTSSRYVIEPLDETSFQIVYIVDGDVKETTVDTSPYKWTLTINGQKVEKSTEMDVTNSENLIIDVTLQLAQIEKRQDILEFETTISRLTKANGGSE; translated from the coding sequence GTGAAAAAAATGAAACGATATCAGAATGAGCATGGAATGACGTTAGTGGAAATGCTGGCCGCTTTTTCTCTTTTTATCATTTTTATCGTTCTCTTTTACAACATTTTAACGAGCACGGTTGGAAACTTAAACGAGCGAATGAAGCGGGAGGAAGCACGTAGAGAAGCAAATTATGTCTTTTCTTTGCTGACGAACATTCATCAGACGAGCAGCCGCTATGTTATCGAACCTCTTGATGAAACATCATTTCAAATCGTTTATATCGTAGATGGTGATGTAAAAGAAACGACCGTTGATACGTCGCCATATAAGTGGACATTGACGATCAATGGACAAAAGGTTGAAAAAAGCACGGAAATGGATGTTACGAATTCAGAAAACTTAATCATCGATGTGACTTTGCAATTAGCACAAATCGAGAAGAGGCAAGATATATTGGAGTTTGAAACGACGATTTCCCGTTTAACAAAGGCGAATGGGGGAAGTGAATGA
- a CDS encoding prepilin-type N-terminal cleavage/methylation domain-containing protein (product_source=TIGR02532; cog=COG2165; pfam=PF07963; superfamily=54523; tigrfam=TIGR02532; transmembrane_helix_parts=Outside_1_9,TMhelix_10_32,Inside_33_151), whose translation MRYQGENGLTLVEIVASIAILSIVMMVFATFFTQSAMFSNKNERAIEATNLARAVLEEIRYTPESIPANVPNETTVYETFHQENEPKINAVNDDGSFKTNADLRLRLTVSKEEAVNLYKVKVEVIDDSSQVIADTYGYVEAQSEKNETISE comes from the coding sequence ATGCGATATCAAGGGGAAAACGGGTTAACGTTAGTTGAGATTGTTGCTTCTATTGCCATTTTATCCATTGTGATGATGGTTTTCGCAACTTTTTTTACGCAGTCTGCCATGTTTTCAAATAAAAATGAGCGAGCGATTGAAGCGACGAATTTAGCAAGAGCGGTTTTGGAAGAAATTCGTTATACGCCAGAAAGCATTCCAGCAAATGTTCCGAATGAAACGACCGTTTACGAAACCTTTCATCAAGAAAATGAGCCGAAAATCAATGCTGTAAATGATGACGGAAGTTTTAAAACGAATGCGGATTTAAGGCTACGTTTAACCGTTTCGAAAGAAGAGGCTGTAAATCTTTATAAAGTGAAAGTGGAGGTCATCGACGATTCTTCACAAGTCATTGCGGATACGTATGGATATGTGGAGGCACAAAGTGAAAAAAATGAAACGATATCAGAATGA
- a CDS encoding hypothetical protein (product_source=Hypo-rule applied; cleavage_site_network=SignalP-noTM; pfam=PF04294), with protein MAKNFWILLLTVTFIAGCSHLMETSEQTQTYLADEVITGKTKEELKQFIDTMTANWLKNTEIQFVYEEKKHTITNDVFTFLPRETLSNIAVEKKNHLFVKIDQEKVKKEISSFTNDAVATAIDYDALTNELTLLAEQNQTGTHTFLLQDYIKIDPNKQNETVSMSSMFIPSSFRSFIEDWISQHEVIEILENSLFSFETYMNDFQGDYSNEEWSFLATAIYKTILPSNFEILQRTTSRTLPGYTILGYDVSVSPGKRNFVFQNVNSLPYKLSFAIEKDRLYVKLIGHPFIYQYDIEVDNVKYYEAEPIVYFTNQLEKGIFVETKKGLSAVSADIYRILYTHDGSLVDRIRLTTDFYPATPGEELRGTKEKASFTLENSQEEALQEIEENEKNNQDNEIDQQASNNTQSTEGEISEENEFTDEETNIPLK; from the coding sequence ATGGCAAAAAATTTTTGGATATTGTTGTTGACGGTTACGTTCATTGCTGGTTGTTCTCATTTAATGGAAACTTCAGAGCAAACTCAAACGTATTTAGCTGATGAAGTGATCACGGGTAAAACAAAAGAAGAATTGAAACAATTTATAGATACAATGACTGCCAATTGGCTAAAAAATACAGAGATTCAATTTGTTTATGAAGAAAAAAAACATACGATTACAAATGACGTTTTTACTTTTCTCCCAAGAGAAACATTATCCAATATCGCGGTAGAGAAAAAAAATCATTTATTTGTAAAAATCGATCAAGAAAAAGTAAAAAAGGAAATTTCTTCGTTTACAAATGACGCCGTCGCTACTGCGATCGATTATGATGCTTTGACAAATGAACTCACCTTGCTTGCGGAACAAAATCAAACTGGAACGCACACGTTTCTGCTACAAGATTACATCAAAATAGACCCAAATAAACAAAATGAAACGGTATCGATGTCAAGTATGTTCATCCCTTCTTCTTTTCGTAGTTTTATAGAGGATTGGATCTCCCAGCATGAAGTCATTGAAATACTTGAAAACAGTTTATTTTCATTCGAAACATATATGAACGATTTTCAAGGTGACTATTCAAACGAAGAGTGGAGCTTTTTAGCGACAGCGATTTACAAAACGATTCTCCCTAGTAATTTTGAGATTTTACAACGAACAACAAGCCGCACTCTTCCAGGCTATACTATTCTCGGCTATGATGTTAGTGTTTCTCCAGGGAAGAGGAATTTCGTATTTCAAAATGTGAATTCTCTCCCTTACAAGCTTTCTTTTGCCATTGAAAAGGATCGCCTTTATGTGAAGTTGATCGGACATCCATTTATTTATCAATATGACATTGAGGTGGATAACGTCAAATATTATGAGGCAGAACCAATCGTTTATTTTACCAATCAATTAGAAAAAGGGATTTTTGTCGAAACCAAAAAAGGGTTATCAGCTGTTTCTGCCGATATTTACCGAATTCTCTACACCCACGACGGCTCTTTGGTCGATCGTATACGGTTAACGACAGATTTTTATCCAGCCACACCTGGAGAAGAACTGAGGGGAACTAAGGAGAAAGCCTCATTCACTTTGGAAAATAGTCAAGAAGAAGCTTTACAGGAAATAGAAGAAAACGAAAAAAACAATCAAGATAATGAAATCGACCAACAAGCAAGCAATAACACACAATCTACAGAAGGAGAAATATCAGAAGAAAACGAGTTTACCGATGAAGAAACGAATATTCCGCTAAAATGA
- a CDS encoding type IV pilus assembly protein PilB (product_source=KO:K02652; cath_funfam=3.30.450.90,3.40.50.300; cog=COG2804; ko=KO:K02652; pfam=PF00437,PF05157; smart=SM00382; superfamily=160246,52540; tigrfam=TIGR02538), translated as MKPTQPMRLGDLLVQSGMITEGQLEEALADKKPQQKLGDVLIQKGFITELQLVEVLEFQLGIPHVSLYNYPFDHSLLKLVPKEFAKRNFVIPLKKEGNKLYVAMADPMDYFVINDLRLSTGFTIEPVIATKSDIIRSLSKLYDMGDFDDEWIENQASLELEDVNLEDEDSPIVKLVNQIIQQAVVHNASDIHIDPQEQKVVIRYRVDGTLRTERILPKSIQDHLLTRIKILANLNITEQRIPQDGRIKMDIDFRKIDLRISTLPTIFGEKIVIRILDFSATVNDITQLGFQKENLDQFMKLIKKPHGIVLITGPTGSGKTSTMYSALNILNKEEFNIITIEDPVEYQIEGVNQIQVNPNVGLTFATGLRAILRQDPNIIMVGEIRDLETAEMAVRASMTGHLVFSTLHTNDSIGTISRLKDLGVEPFLIASSLNGVVSQRLVRKICRDCKQEENASLREKEIFTKYGMTIEKVYRGKGCPTCHMTGYRGRTAIHEVLVVNEKIRQSIMNHAPMTEIQQAAIENGFTFLIEDGLAKVKEGITTTEEILRVVME; from the coding sequence ATGAAACCGACTCAGCCGATGAGATTAGGAGATTTATTAGTTCAAAGTGGGATGATCACAGAGGGGCAATTAGAAGAGGCGTTGGCAGACAAAAAGCCGCAGCAAAAACTTGGGGATGTTCTCATCCAAAAAGGTTTTATCACAGAGCTTCAGCTTGTGGAAGTGTTAGAATTTCAGCTCGGCATTCCTCATGTTAGTCTTTATAACTACCCATTTGACCATTCCTTGTTGAAGCTCGTGCCGAAGGAATTTGCGAAGCGAAATTTTGTCATTCCTTTAAAAAAAGAAGGAAATAAACTATATGTCGCTATGGCAGATCCAATGGATTATTTTGTCATTAATGACTTGCGTTTATCAACAGGCTTTACAATTGAACCTGTCATTGCTACAAAAAGCGACATTATACGAAGCTTAAGCAAATTATATGATATGGGAGATTTTGATGATGAATGGATCGAAAATCAAGCTTCCTTAGAATTGGAAGATGTCAACCTAGAAGATGAAGACTCTCCGATTGTCAAGCTCGTGAACCAAATCATCCAACAAGCAGTTGTTCATAACGCAAGTGACATCCATATTGATCCGCAAGAACAGAAAGTGGTTATTCGCTACCGAGTTGATGGAACATTGCGAACAGAACGAATTTTACCAAAGTCGATTCAAGACCACTTGCTGACGAGAATAAAAATTCTAGCAAACTTAAATATTACCGAACAGCGAATCCCTCAAGATGGTCGTATAAAAATGGATATCGACTTTCGAAAGATAGACTTGCGGATTAGTACATTACCGACTATCTTCGGTGAAAAAATCGTCATTCGAATTTTAGACTTTAGTGCGACAGTAAATGATATTACTCAACTCGGCTTTCAAAAAGAAAACCTTGATCAATTTATGAAGCTTATTAAAAAACCGCACGGGATTGTTCTCATTACCGGTCCGACTGGTAGTGGGAAAACGTCTACGATGTATTCTGCTTTAAATATTTTAAATAAAGAAGAATTTAACATTATTACGATTGAAGACCCTGTTGAATATCAAATCGAAGGAGTAAATCAAATTCAAGTGAATCCGAATGTCGGTCTGACATTTGCTACAGGTTTGCGGGCGATTTTACGACAAGATCCTAATATCATTATGGTTGGAGAAATTCGCGATTTAGAAACGGCGGAAATGGCCGTCCGTGCATCTATGACTGGTCATTTAGTTTTTTCAACTTTACATACGAATGATTCGATCGGAACAATAAGCCGCTTAAAGGATTTAGGGGTAGAGCCGTTTTTAATCGCCTCATCCTTAAATGGCGTTGTATCACAGCGCCTTGTTCGAAAAATTTGCCGTGACTGTAAACAAGAAGAAAATGCGAGCTTACGTGAAAAAGAAATATTCACAAAATATGGAATGACAATTGAAAAAGTTTACCGCGGCAAAGGATGTCCGACCTGTCATATGACTGGCTATCGAGGACGGACAGCCATCCATGAAGTGCTTGTAGTCAATGAAAAAATTAGACAATCTATTATGAATCATGCCCCTATGACTGAAATCCAACAAGCGGCAATCGAAAATGGATTCACGTTTTTAATTGAAGACGGTCTAGCAAAAGTTAAAGAAGGAATTACAACGACAGAAGAAATTTTACGTGTTGTCATGGAATAA
- a CDS encoding twitching motility protein PilT (product_source=KO:K02669; cath_funfam=3.30.450.90,3.40.50.300; cog=COG2805; ko=KO:K02669; pfam=PF00437; smart=SM00382; superfamily=52540; tigrfam=TIGR01420) — translation MKKMIESILRKAHEKKASDVHLSTEMAPIYRIHGSLRDEPAAPLTKEEMEAAFQDLMGESLWQDFCEKGEVDFSYEMPDVSRFRVNVYKKREGFSAAFRLIPNTIPSIDELKLPPILKKLAEKPQGLIIVTGPTGSGKSTTLAAMIDYINRTARKHIITLEDPIEYTYSNHLSIIDQREIGKDTKQFSSGLRAALRQDPDVILVGEMRDLETISTAISAAETGHLVFATLHTISAPTTIERIIDVFPSEQQEQIRYQLATVLVSVVAQRLFPLHKGLGRVAAMEILINNHSVRNLIRNQKLHQIPNVIQTSKEFGMQTMEMHMKQLLIEQQISYEAVKGYLEDNGYASI, via the coding sequence ATGAAAAAAATGATCGAATCAATTTTACGCAAAGCACATGAAAAGAAAGCTTCCGATGTCCATTTGTCAACGGAGATGGCGCCGATTTACCGCATTCATGGCAGCTTACGCGATGAACCCGCTGCACCGCTAACAAAGGAGGAAATGGAAGCAGCCTTTCAAGATTTAATGGGAGAGTCATTATGGCAGGACTTTTGTGAAAAAGGGGAAGTTGATTTTTCATATGAAATGCCTGACGTCTCCAGATTCCGCGTCAATGTTTATAAAAAAAGGGAAGGGTTTTCCGCTGCGTTCCGCTTAATTCCAAATACCATCCCATCTATTGATGAGTTAAAACTGCCGCCCATTTTGAAAAAATTAGCGGAAAAACCACAAGGACTCATAATAGTTACAGGACCTACTGGAAGCGGGAAATCGACGACATTAGCAGCCATGATTGACTATATTAATCGAACGGCCCGGAAGCATATTATCACCTTAGAGGACCCGATCGAATATACGTATTCAAATCACCTGTCCATTATTGATCAACGCGAAATTGGCAAAGATACAAAACAGTTTTCTTCAGGACTTCGCGCTGCCTTGCGTCAAGATCCTGATGTCATTCTCGTTGGAGAAATGCGTGATTTAGAAACAATATCTACTGCGATTTCAGCTGCCGAAACGGGACACTTAGTGTTTGCCACTTTACATACAATCAGCGCCCCAACAACGATTGAACGGATCATTGACGTCTTTCCTTCGGAGCAGCAGGAGCAAATTCGTTACCAGCTAGCCACCGTATTAGTCTCTGTCGTTGCCCAACGGCTTTTCCCTTTGCATAAAGGATTAGGTCGGGTTGCTGCGATGGAAATATTAATTAATAATCATAGTGTGCGCAACTTAATTCGCAATCAAAAGCTTCATCAAATACCAAATGTCATTCAAACATCGAAAGAATTTGGAATGCAGACGATGGAAATGCACATGAAACAGTTGTTAATAGAGCAGCAAATCTCTTATGAAGCAGTCAAAGGTTATTTGGAGGATAATGGCTATGCCTCTATTTAA
- a CDS encoding type IV pilus assembly protein PilC (product_source=KO:K02653; cog=COG1459; ko=KO:K02653; pfam=PF00482; transmembrane_helix_parts=Inside_1_167,TMhelix_168_190,Outside_191_218,TMhelix_219_241,Inside_242_375,TMhelix_376_398,Outside_399_402) has protein sequence MPLFNYEARDRKGKVHRGVLKANSKQELQQKLLKKNLRLLHANEKKESIWTKEIYIGSPVKPIDFIIFLRQFAILIKSGVSIVESTRILGAQTESKTLKKALQKIEVELREGSSLSSACQHHPHIFSPLFVHMLQAGEVSGTMDTTLERLADYFDKQYRTKQKVKSALTYPAVISIITVCIVTFLLIYVIPTFVDLFEQFDGELPFITRVVIGTSNWFIEQFWLVLILILIFVISFSIFFYTKSIRIYLDNVILKMPLIGKLYQKSIIARFSRTFSSLLASSVPILESLTLTEKIVGNEVIAKVLRKARNSIETGNSLTEPMKEHWAIPPLVTQMVAIGEKTGSLDYMLSKVADFYEAEVETATDQFKALLEPMMIIFLAVIVGTVVLAIVVPMFQIFNNIQ, from the coding sequence ATGCCTCTATTTAATTATGAGGCCCGCGACCGTAAAGGAAAAGTTCATCGCGGTGTCCTTAAGGCGAATTCAAAACAAGAATTACAGCAAAAGCTTCTAAAAAAGAATTTGCGTCTCTTACATGCAAACGAAAAGAAGGAATCTATCTGGACAAAAGAAATTTACATCGGTTCCCCTGTGAAACCGATAGATTTTATTATTTTTTTGCGTCAATTTGCCATTTTAATTAAATCAGGCGTATCGATCGTTGAATCAACTAGAATATTAGGGGCGCAAACAGAAAGCAAAACATTAAAAAAAGCGCTGCAAAAAATTGAAGTGGAGTTAAGAGAAGGATCTTCTCTTTCATCTGCTTGTCAACATCATCCCCACATCTTTTCGCCTTTATTTGTCCATATGCTGCAAGCAGGGGAAGTAAGCGGGACAATGGATACAACGTTAGAACGTTTAGCTGATTATTTCGACAAGCAATATCGAACAAAACAAAAAGTGAAATCTGCCCTTACGTATCCAGCCGTCATTTCCATCATCACCGTGTGTATTGTCACGTTTTTACTGATTTATGTTATTCCAACTTTCGTAGACCTTTTTGAGCAATTTGATGGCGAATTACCATTTATTACTCGCGTTGTGATTGGCACAAGCAACTGGTTTATCGAACAATTTTGGCTAGTTCTTATCTTGATTCTCATTTTTGTCATCTCTTTTTCAATATTTTTTTACACAAAGTCTATACGAATTTATCTTGATAATGTTATACTAAAAATGCCACTTATAGGTAAATTGTATCAAAAATCTATCATTGCTAGATTTTCCAGGACTTTCAGCTCATTGTTAGCGAGTTCTGTTCCGATTCTTGAATCCTTAACCTTAACCGAAAAAATTGTCGGCAATGAAGTTATAGCAAAGGTCCTCAGAAAGGCGAGAAATTCAATTGAAACAGGGAACTCCCTAACTGAGCCAATGAAAGAGCACTGGGCGATTCCGCCTCTTGTTACACAAATGGTCGCAATTGGTGAAAAAACAGGTTCGCTAGATTATATGCTTAGTAAAGTTGCCGATTTTTATGAAGCCGAAGTCGAAACTGCTACGGATCAATTTAAAGCATTACTAGAACCGATGATGATTATCTTTTTAGCTGTTATTGTCGGAACCGTCGTATTAGCCATTGTCGTTCCGATGTTTCAAATTTTCAACAACATTCAATAA
- a CDS encoding type IV pilus assembly protein PilA (product_source=KO:K02650; cath_funfam=3.30.700.10; cog=COG2165; ko=KO:K02650; pfam=PF07963; superfamily=54523; tigrfam=TIGR02532; transmembrane_helix_parts=Inside_1_12,TMhelix_13_35,Outside_36_144), translating into MFKNRVKNERGLTLVELLAVIVILGVIAAVAVPSIGNIIQKSKEDGVKADAIAILNAAKLYITEQNVDTTSGAVTITKDDLVDYLEDSGTEWQGNGPTITYNSNNQLTISGSATAGNKTLTFDNATIKDINDDDSGDNNTTIPN; encoded by the coding sequence ATGTTCAAAAATCGAGTGAAAAATGAACGAGGCTTAACGTTAGTAGAATTATTAGCGGTCATTGTTATTTTAGGCGTAATCGCAGCAGTCGCAGTTCCATCCATCGGAAACATTATCCAAAAATCGAAAGAAGACGGAGTAAAAGCAGATGCAATTGCCATTTTAAATGCGGCGAAGTTGTATATCACTGAACAAAACGTAGACACAACATCAGGTGCAGTAACAATTACTAAAGACGATTTAGTAGACTATTTAGAAGATAGTGGAACAGAATGGCAAGGTAATGGCCCTACCATCACTTATAATTCTAATAACCAATTAACAATTTCTGGTTCAGCTACAGCAGGTAATAAAACATTAACTTTTGATAATGCAACGATTAAAGATATTAATGATGATGATAGTGGCGACAATAAT